The Pseudomonas sp. S06B 330 genome contains the following window.
CGAACTCAAGGTGAATGCTACCGGAAAAGCCGGGGTCGAGCACTCGCTATCAAGTTTTGCGACCGCCGACCGATAGCCTGCGGGTATACCGTGAAAATCTGTGGAGCCGCCCGTGCGCCAGCGTTATCTAGCCCTGCTCAGTGTGTTTGCTTGCCTCCCGGCGACGGCACTTACCTTCCAGACCCGTCTGGAGAATATTGAGTGGAAGGTCGAAGGTGATCAGTTCGAATGTCGACTGGTCCAGCCGATTGCCGATTTTGGCAGCGGTGAGTTCGTGCGCCGCGCCGGTGAACAGGCGACCTTTCAATTGCGTTCGAGCAGCAATGCACTGGGCAGCGGCTCAGCCACTTTGCTCGCCGCCGCAGCACCTTGGCAGCCAGGGCGTGGCGATATCAATCTCGGGGCGGTGCGCATGGCCCGCAATGGCGTGCTGTTCACCAGCTCTCAAGGCCAGGCCAGTCGCCTGATCAATGGGCTGCTTGATGGCCGCAGTACCGTGGTGCGTAACCATGCCGGTGAGGCTGGGCGGGCAATGGAAGTGCGCCTGCTGCCAGTGAAATTCAGCAAGGCCTACAGCGATTATCAAGTGTGCGCCGCTAAGCTGTTGCCGATGAATTACGACCAGGTCCGTCAGACGCGGGTTGGTTTTCCCGGCGGTGGTATCGACCTGGACGCTGATGCCAAGGCGCGTCTGGACGTGATCCTGGCCTTTCTCAAGGCTGATCCGACGGTCAACCACATCGAGCTCAATGGTCACTCTGACAACAGTGGCAATCGCCTGACTAACCGTGATCTGTCCCGCCGTCGCGCGCTTGCAGTCATGGAGTACCTAAAGGCCCATGGCATTGGCGAAGATCAAATCACGGTTCGCTTCCACGGCGAACGCTATCCGCTGGCCGCCAACAACTCGGCGGCGAACCGCGCCCGCAATCGTCGAGTGAATATTGAACTTGATCGCGTGACGCCGGTGCAAACACAGGTGCGCAAAGCGCCAGAAAAAGCCTCAGAACCGGCACCGGAGGCAGCTGCACAAGCCGATAACAGTCAACCGCCGGTCAAGTCCTGAGGTGCGACCGTCCGTCGCGCTCTCGACAGTTCCTGTCGCTTTGTCGTCACAAGCTGTCGCCCCACTGTAATTTTTTCAGCAAGGCCGGTAGAATCAACGGCTTTCCGTAAAACCCCGTGGAGTGATGGCATGGCGGACGTAAAAAAGGTCGTACTGGCGTATTCCGGCGGCCTTGATACTTCGGTGATTCTCAAGTGGCTGCAGGATACCTACAACTGTGAAGTAGTGACGTTCACTGCCGACCTGGGGCAGGGCGAGGAGGTCGAACCGGCCCGCGCCAAGGCTCAGGCCATGGGTGTGAAAGAGATCTACATCGACGACCTGCGCGAAGAATTCGTGCGCGACTTCGTATTCCCGATGTTCCGCGCCAACACCGTTTACGAAGGCGAGTACCTGCTGGGTACTTCCATCGCTCGTCCGCTGATCGCCAAGCGCCTGATCGAAATCGCCAATGAAA
Protein-coding sequences here:
- a CDS encoding flagellar protein MotY, coding for MRQRYLALLSVFACLPATALTFQTRLENIEWKVEGDQFECRLVQPIADFGSGEFVRRAGEQATFQLRSSSNALGSGSATLLAAAAPWQPGRGDINLGAVRMARNGVLFTSSQGQASRLINGLLDGRSTVVRNHAGEAGRAMEVRLLPVKFSKAYSDYQVCAAKLLPMNYDQVRQTRVGFPGGGIDLDADAKARLDVILAFLKADPTVNHIELNGHSDNSGNRLTNRDLSRRRALAVMEYLKAHGIGEDQITVRFHGERYPLAANNSAANRARNRRVNIELDRVTPVQTQVRKAPEKASEPAPEAAAQADNSQPPVKS